The following proteins are co-located in the Deltaproteobacteria bacterium HGW-Deltaproteobacteria-2 genome:
- a CDS encoding FAD-dependent oxidoreductase: protein MDLDMEKVDITIIGAGVIGLAIAAEIARPDLSVFILEKNNAHGGGISSRNSEVIHGGMYYPEGSLKASLCIDGNRMLYEIASKHNIPRKRTGKLIVAVKKEEDEDLERLYDNGRKNGVTSLELIGKKNASTMEPNVQVEAALYSPDTGIISVHDLMNYYLAKAQSKKAQIVYQTKVMRIEKESSHYRIFTHNAKGETFEFSSAVVINAAGLESDTIANMMGGSYHLHYCKGDYCSVSGVKKAVVQRLIYPVPAKKRIGLGVHLTMDLNGRFKLGPDTTYIDRKEDYNVAPEKAEIFYQSAGKFLPFLKKENIHPDMAGIRPKLQGPDDDFHDFVIKEDSPGFINLVGIESPGMTSSPAIARYVREML from the coding sequence TTGGATTTGGACATGGAAAAAGTGGATATAACAATCATCGGAGCCGGCGTAATCGGTCTGGCCATTGCTGCCGAAATCGCCCGGCCTGATTTAAGCGTTTTTATCCTGGAAAAAAATAACGCGCACGGCGGTGGAATCAGTTCGCGCAATAGCGAAGTAATTCATGGCGGGATGTATTATCCGGAAGGATCGCTCAAAGCCTCTCTTTGCATTGACGGAAACAGGATGCTCTATGAAATTGCTTCTAAACATAACATTCCTCGCAAAAGGACAGGAAAACTAATCGTGGCGGTAAAAAAAGAGGAAGACGAAGATCTCGAACGCTTATACGACAACGGCAGAAAAAACGGTGTCACTTCGCTGGAACTAATCGGTAAAAAAAATGCTTCTACCATGGAGCCAAATGTTCAGGTCGAAGCGGCTCTTTACTCGCCGGATACCGGGATCATCAGCGTTCATGATTTAATGAACTACTATTTAGCCAAGGCTCAGAGCAAGAAAGCGCAAATTGTTTATCAAACAAAAGTCATGCGGATAGAAAAAGAATCCAGCCACTATCGGATTTTCACGCATAACGCAAAAGGTGAAACCTTTGAATTTTCTTCCGCCGTCGTCATCAACGCCGCCGGCCTGGAATCCGACACCATTGCCAACATGATGGGTGGCAGCTATCATCTGCATTATTGCAAAGGCGATTATTGCAGTGTTTCAGGAGTAAAAAAGGCGGTAGTGCAAAGACTGATTTATCCTGTTCCGGCAAAGAAACGTATCGGATTAGGCGTTCATTTGACAATGGATTTAAATGGACGATTTAAACTAGGCCCGGATACAACTTACATCGACCGTAAAGAAGACTACAATGTAGCACCCGAAAAAGCAGAAATTTTTTATCAGAGCGCCGGTAAATTCTTGCCTTTTTTGAAAAAAGAAAATATTCATCCCGATATGGCCGGCATCCGCCCCAAACTTCAGGGACCTGATGACGATTTTCACGATTTTGTTATCAAGGAGGACTCCCCGGGTTTCATCAATCTGGTCGGCATCGAATCACCGGGAATGACCTCCTCTCCTGCTATCGCCCGGTATGTTCGTGAAATGCTTTGA
- a CDS encoding ethanolamine utilization protein EutJ, with translation MKKSSLLIILLVIFSLGIFGCGDDSSKIKIGVIAELTGDIPAVGTSCKNAAEMAVQEINDAGGIQLGENKYQVKLIIEDNAGKAEQSASSAQKLITQQKVIAIVGPNASRYALPAAEIAETSKTVLITPWSTAPKATLDSKTNVSKKYVFRACFIDPFQGGVLAKFTLDNLKLKKAAVLYDVASEYNKGIAEIFKDVYEKNGGKVVAFETYTTNDKDFSSQLTKIKQANPDIIFLPNYYSEVPLQIQQAKRLGIKTPFIGSDSWGSEELVKLCGADCNDYYFSTHYAADSASDTTKKFIANYKAKYGTTPDDVAALTYDSFGLLWQAIKTAGKNERQAVRDALAKIPQYEGVTGNMQFKEGSGDPVKSAVILKIKDGKFTWFANAKP, from the coding sequence ATGAAAAAATCGTCATTACTTATCATTCTTTTAGTAATCTTCTCGCTGGGCATTTTCGGCTGCGGAGATGATTCATCTAAAATCAAAATAGGTGTTATTGCCGAACTCACCGGTGATATTCCGGCCGTAGGCACATCCTGTAAAAACGCAGCGGAAATGGCCGTACAGGAAATTAACGATGCCGGCGGCATTCAGTTGGGTGAAAATAAATATCAGGTAAAATTGATCATTGAAGACAACGCCGGGAAAGCTGAACAGTCGGCCTCTTCCGCGCAGAAACTGATTACACAGCAAAAAGTAATAGCTATCGTCGGACCCAACGCCAGCCGCTACGCTCTGCCCGCCGCGGAAATCGCCGAAACAAGCAAAACCGTGTTAATAACCCCGTGGTCTACCGCACCGAAAGCCACGCTGGATTCCAAAACCAATGTCTCCAAAAAATATGTTTTCCGCGCCTGCTTTATTGATCCGTTCCAGGGAGGGGTACTGGCAAAATTCACACTGGACAATCTTAAGTTGAAGAAAGCTGCGGTTCTTTATGATGTCGCTTCCGAATACAACAAGGGCATCGCCGAAATTTTCAAAGATGTCTATGAGAAAAACGGCGGCAAGGTAGTCGCGTTTGAAACGTATACGACCAATGATAAGGATTTTTCATCGCAGCTCACCAAAATCAAACAGGCAAATCCGGATATAATCTTCCTGCCCAATTATTACAGCGAAGTTCCTTTGCAGATCCAGCAGGCCAAGCGATTAGGCATAAAAACTCCGTTTATCGGTTCCGATTCCTGGGGATCAGAAGAGCTTGTGAAACTCTGCGGCGCGGACTGCAACGATTACTATTTCAGTACGCATTACGCGGCGGACTCGGCAAGCGACACGACCAAGAAATTCATTGCGAACTATAAAGCAAAATACGGCACAACGCCGGATGACGTGGCTGCGTTAACTTATGATTCATTCGGATTGCTGTGGCAGGCAATCAAGACCGCCGGCAAGAACGAACGCCAGGCTGTGCGTGACGCGCTGGCGAAAATTCCGCAATATGAAGGCGTGACCGGAAATATGCAGTTCAAAGAAGGCTCCGGCGATCCGGTCAAGAGCGCCGTAATTTTAAAAATAAAGGACGGGAAGTTTACATGGTTTGCCAATGCCAAACCATAG